A window of the Halostagnicola kamekurae genome harbors these coding sequences:
- a CDS encoding ABC transporter ATP-binding protein, with amino-acid sequence MTTSTTDAHSNTTADGIVLETEDLTKTFGTLTAVEDVSLRVESGTITSIIGPNGAGKTTLFNLFTGKHAPTDGEIWFRGSPIGGREPHDIVSSGVVRSFQITNFFDELTALENVRLATQARHTGFRPGDFVRHHGAIGGPIEEANEILERVHLSAVADRPAANLSYGQRRHLEIAISLAADPELLLMDEPTAGMSPEETRETVELIREIADDVTLILIEHDMDIVMDISDRIAVMNKGSLLARGTPAEIKRDDRVQEAYLGGGGGE; translated from the coding sequence ATGACGACGAGTACGACAGATGCACACTCGAACACGACCGCGGATGGTATCGTCCTCGAGACAGAGGATCTGACGAAAACGTTCGGGACGTTGACGGCCGTCGAGGACGTCTCGCTCCGGGTCGAGTCCGGAACGATCACCTCGATCATCGGCCCGAACGGGGCGGGAAAGACGACGCTTTTCAACCTTTTTACCGGCAAACACGCCCCGACGGACGGAGAGATCTGGTTCCGCGGTTCCCCGATCGGCGGGCGGGAACCACACGACATTGTCTCGAGCGGCGTCGTTCGCTCGTTCCAGATCACGAACTTCTTCGACGAGCTCACGGCGCTCGAGAACGTCCGACTCGCGACGCAGGCGCGTCACACCGGCTTTCGACCCGGCGATTTCGTTCGCCACCACGGCGCTATCGGCGGGCCGATCGAGGAGGCAAACGAAATCCTAGAGCGGGTCCACCTCTCGGCGGTCGCAGACCGCCCGGCGGCGAACCTCTCCTACGGGCAGCGCCGCCACCTCGAGATCGCGATCTCGCTCGCTGCCGATCCGGAGCTGTTACTGATGGACGAACCCACGGCCGGAATGAGCCCCGAGGAGACCAGAGAGACGGTCGAGTTGATCAGGGAGATCGCAGACGACGTGACGCTGATACTCATCGAACACGACATGGACATCGTCATGGACATCTCCGATCGCATCGCGGTGATGAACAAGGGATCGTTGCTGGCACGGGGAACGCCGGCGGAGATCAAGCGAGACGACCGGGTCCAGGAGGCGTACCTCGGAGGTGGTGGCGGTGAGTAA
- a CDS encoding enoyl-CoA hydratase/isomerase family protein, translating into MNTQTERVHESVRIERLETESVARLVLETNQTSLNVFHPSSVEALATAVESLSGEVDALVLHGEPVFSAGADLGEIERTPQEMRSAKIDTIAAASNRFIRSVRTFPAPVIAAVTGVAAGGGLGFVLASDLVYMHEDAVLNTGYARVGLTPDNAAPFFLVKTVGPYKARELFFDTEPITASEAVELRLANECFECPESAFLEAVTERAIEYAHGPTETYARTKVLVDSVFEGRLDSHLEEERAAIKRMSDSDVFDEGLSAFLESREPDWE; encoded by the coding sequence GTGAACACACAGACCGAACGCGTCCACGAATCCGTTCGCATCGAACGCCTCGAGACAGAGTCAGTCGCGCGACTCGTCCTCGAAACGAACCAGACGTCGCTGAACGTCTTTCACCCCTCGAGCGTCGAGGCGCTGGCGACCGCCGTCGAATCCCTCTCCGGGGAAGTCGACGCGCTCGTCCTCCATGGCGAGCCGGTGTTCTCGGCCGGGGCCGATCTCGGCGAGATCGAGCGGACTCCACAGGAGATGCGATCGGCCAAGATCGACACGATCGCCGCCGCCTCGAACCGGTTCATCCGATCGGTGCGGACCTTCCCCGCGCCGGTGATCGCGGCCGTTACCGGCGTCGCCGCGGGCGGCGGCCTCGGGTTCGTCCTCGCCTCGGACCTCGTCTACATGCACGAGGATGCAGTCCTCAACACGGGCTACGCTCGCGTGGGGCTCACCCCCGACAACGCGGCCCCGTTCTTCCTCGTCAAGACCGTCGGCCCGTACAAAGCCAGGGAGCTGTTCTTCGACACCGAGCCGATCACCGCGAGCGAGGCCGTCGAACTCCGGCTCGCCAACGAGTGCTTCGAGTGTCCCGAGTCGGCGTTTCTCGAGGCGGTCACCGAACGCGCGATCGAGTACGCCCACGGGCCCACGGAGACCTACGCTCGGACGAAGGTGCTCGTCGACTCCGTCTTCGAGGGCCGACTCGACTCGCACCTGGAAGAAGAACGCGCCGCGATCAAGCGAATGAGCGACTCTGACGTCTTCGACGAGGGGCTCTCGGCGTTCCTCGAGAGTCGAGAGCCCGACTGGGAGTGA
- a CDS encoding long-chain-fatty-acid--CoA ligase, with amino-acid sequence MKQPLLTTDYLDRAVTLFGDEVGVIADDGTAFTYAELGERVDRLSNALRARGVEKGDRVALLSPNSHYFIETLYATMQIGALFVPLNFRLQPEEYDYLVDDCDPTVLIADYEYAGKLEHLKGECGVGSWIAYDATTVEGNWDDYETVLENSPATAPDAVDLSEDDDATILYTSGTTGDPKGVVHTHRSQHYHALIHAHHVEFEDDDTILWTSPMFHINGWGHIYGLTGIGGTHVILRDFDPGTVFERIREHDVSFLGGAPTVLNMLLEYRDEADVPTSGEKPVRVETAASPPPKQTIRRTEDELGWRIIHAYGATETGPLITTSNSRRRIEAGDKYDIINKPGFATLNTKIRVVDEDGEDVPRDDATKGEVVARGNQVLDRYWNKPGETERAFHDRVDDWFHTGDIATIDENGMITIVDRKKDIIISGGENISSIEVQDTIYDHPEVRVAAVIAVPHEKWGETPKALVVTDDDSELTEDDLIKFTRERLAHYKCPTQVEFRKSLPQTSTGKIQKFELREEHWSDTDENVN; translated from the coding sequence ATGAAACAGCCGCTACTCACGACTGATTATCTGGACCGAGCGGTGACGCTGTTCGGCGACGAGGTCGGTGTCATCGCAGACGATGGGACGGCGTTTACGTACGCCGAACTCGGCGAGCGGGTCGACCGACTGTCGAACGCGCTGCGGGCGCGCGGCGTCGAGAAGGGGGACCGCGTCGCGTTGCTCTCGCCGAACTCCCACTACTTCATCGAGACGCTGTACGCGACAATGCAGATCGGCGCGCTGTTCGTCCCATTGAACTTCCGGCTCCAGCCCGAGGAGTACGACTATCTGGTCGACGACTGCGATCCGACCGTCCTCATCGCCGATTACGAGTACGCGGGGAAACTCGAGCACCTCAAAGGCGAGTGCGGCGTCGGGTCGTGGATCGCCTACGACGCCACCACGGTTGAGGGTAACTGGGACGATTACGAAACCGTCCTCGAGAACTCCCCGGCGACCGCGCCCGACGCAGTCGACCTCTCGGAGGACGACGACGCGACGATCCTCTACACGTCGGGGACGACCGGAGACCCCAAAGGGGTCGTCCACACCCACCGCAGCCAGCACTACCACGCGCTGATCCACGCCCACCACGTCGAGTTCGAGGACGACGATACCATCCTCTGGACCTCGCCGATGTTCCACATCAACGGCTGGGGGCACATCTACGGGCTCACCGGCATCGGCGGCACCCACGTCATCCTGCGGGATTTCGACCCCGGAACGGTCTTCGAGCGCATCCGCGAACACGACGTCTCGTTCCTCGGCGGCGCGCCGACGGTCCTGAACATGCTCCTCGAGTACCGCGACGAAGCCGACGTGCCGACCAGCGGCGAGAAGCCGGTCCGCGTCGAGACCGCGGCGAGTCCGCCACCGAAACAGACGATCAGGCGAACCGAGGACGAACTCGGCTGGCGGATCATCCACGCCTACGGCGCGACCGAGACCGGTCCCCTCATCACGACCAGCAACTCGAGGCGCAGGATCGAGGCCGGGGACAAGTACGACATCATCAACAAGCCGGGCTTCGCCACGCTGAACACGAAGATACGCGTCGTCGACGAGGACGGCGAGGACGTGCCGCGGGACGACGCGACCAAAGGCGAGGTCGTCGCTCGAGGCAATCAGGTCCTCGATCGGTACTGGAACAAGCCCGGGGAGACCGAACGCGCGTTCCACGACCGCGTCGACGACTGGTTCCACACCGGCGACATCGCGACCATCGACGAGAACGGGATGATAACGATCGTCGACCGGAAGAAAGACATCATCATCTCCGGCGGCGAGAACATCTCCTCGATCGAAGTCCAGGATACGATCTACGACCACCCCGAGGTTCGGGTGGCCGCGGTCATCGCCGTCCCCCACGAGAAGTGGGGCGAGACGCCGAAAGCGCTGGTCGTCACCGACGACGACTCCGAGTTGACCGAAGACGACCTCATCAAGTTCACTCGAGAACGACTCGCCCACTACAAATGTCCCACGCAGGTGGAGTTCCGTAAGTCGCTTCCCCAGACCTCGACCGGCAAGATCCAGAAGTTCGAACTGCGGGAAGAACACTGGAGCGACACCGACGAGAACGTGAATTAG
- a CDS encoding enoyl-CoA hydratase/isomerase family protein, which yields MSELEDDYDLLSVEVGTRADRVATVAIERPDARNALNGQVRTELKDAVAAADGDDDVRVLVLTGGDGSGSFVAGADVTEFRERGVVEQREASERPRVYETVDDASIPVIARINGHALGGGCELAQACDVRIAEAGSKLGQPEINLGIIPGGGGTQRLTRLVGEGQAMRLILSGELIDAEEAREIGLVDEVLETDDLDERVDDLAGKMASKSPIALEFAKNAVKASSRMGLEEGLDYEAELFVQLFATDDKDEGIDAFLEGRDPEFTGQ from the coding sequence ATGAGTGAACTCGAAGACGACTACGACCTGCTGTCGGTCGAGGTCGGCACCCGCGCCGATCGGGTCGCGACGGTCGCGATCGAGCGCCCGGACGCCCGAAACGCGCTCAACGGTCAGGTTCGGACCGAACTCAAGGACGCCGTGGCGGCGGCCGATGGGGACGACGACGTCCGGGTTCTCGTCCTCACCGGCGGCGATGGTTCGGGATCGTTCGTAGCAGGCGCGGACGTGACCGAGTTTCGAGAGCGCGGCGTCGTCGAGCAGCGCGAGGCGAGCGAGCGCCCGCGAGTCTACGAGACCGTCGACGACGCGTCGATTCCCGTGATCGCCCGGATCAACGGCCACGCCCTCGGCGGCGGCTGCGAACTCGCACAGGCCTGTGACGTACGAATCGCCGAAGCCGGCTCGAAGCTCGGCCAGCCGGAGATCAACCTCGGCATCATCCCCGGCGGCGGCGGCACGCAGCGGCTCACCCGCCTCGTCGGCGAGGGACAGGCGATGCGGCTGATTCTCTCCGGCGAGCTGATCGACGCCGAAGAGGCCCGCGAGATCGGTCTCGTCGACGAGGTGCTCGAGACGGACGACCTCGACGAGCGGGTGGACGACCTCGCCGGGAAGATGGCGTCGAAGAGCCCGATCGCCCTCGAGTTCGCCAAGAACGCCGTCAAGGCCAGTTCCCGGATGGGGCTCGAGGAGGGACTGGACTACGAGGCCGAACTGTTCGTGCAACTGTTCGCGACCGACGACAAGGACGAGGGGATCGACGCGTTCCTCGAGGGGCGCGACCCCGAGTTTACGGGCCAGTAG
- a CDS encoding ABC transporter ATP-binding protein, with the protein MVAVSKSEPEPKRRADEDGDTLLSVDSIDTHYGESHILFDLSLSIDRGDIVALVGRNGAGKTTTLRSIMGLTPVTNGEITKGGEQIHRREPHEIRNRGISWIPEERRVFTGLTVEENLRLAAHSGDGAQADRFEEIYRRFPRLDERRGQDAGTLSGGEQQMLAIARALLGPETDLLLLDEPSEGLAPQIVDDVAAIIRELNEEGVTILLVEQNAEMALELADYAYVLETGAIVHESPAAELATDREAMESYLGVK; encoded by the coding sequence GTGGTGGCGGTGAGTAAGTCCGAACCGGAACCCAAGCGGCGCGCGGACGAGGACGGTGACACCCTGCTGTCGGTCGACTCGATCGATACGCACTACGGGGAGAGTCACATCCTGTTCGACCTCTCGCTGTCGATCGACCGCGGCGACATCGTCGCGCTGGTCGGCAGAAATGGGGCGGGCAAGACGACGACCCTGCGAAGCATCATGGGACTGACGCCCGTGACGAACGGGGAGATCACCAAGGGAGGCGAGCAGATTCATCGGCGCGAACCCCACGAGATTCGGAACCGCGGCATCTCGTGGATCCCGGAGGAACGGCGCGTCTTCACCGGCCTGACGGTCGAGGAGAACCTCCGGCTCGCGGCCCACAGCGGCGACGGCGCTCAGGCCGACCGGTTCGAGGAGATATACCGTCGGTTCCCGCGACTCGACGAGCGCCGCGGGCAGGACGCCGGCACCCTGAGCGGCGGCGAACAGCAGATGCTTGCCATTGCTCGAGCGCTGCTCGGACCCGAAACGGATCTGCTCCTGCTCGACGAACCGTCCGAGGGGCTGGCACCGCAGATCGTCGACGACGTGGCCGCGATCATCCGCGAACTCAACGAAGAGGGCGTGACGATCCTGCTCGTCGAGCAGAACGCCGAGATGGCCCTCGAGCTGGCCGACTACGCGTACGTCCTCGAGACCGGAGCGATCGTCCACGAATCGCCCGCCGCGGAGCTGGCGACAGATCGCGAGGCGATGGAATCGTATCTCGGAGTCAAATGA
- a CDS encoding branched-chain amino acid ABC transporter permease: MKAVTQFFERSSPASTGNHLLSSRGRLALVVAIAVLAVAAPIVEQIHPFWLNILVRMLIYALFALSLDFVFGYAGLLSFGHAAMFGAGGYAAAILLIDGTSHAFVVLPAAILTGVAVAALIGWLSVRARGIYFAMLTLAFAQMFYVIAFTDLPATVLGRESVTGGDNGLYGIGMYELFGIDFTSTLMYFYLTLALVALSLAVLVRLANSPFGRVLQGIRENEERIQFIGYDVRRYKIAGFAISGGFAGLAGGLFVPFQSVAHPGNLHWMVSGELIVMLLVGGMGTLWGPMLGAGLIVLLEEQLAGFASWEVILGSVFVAVVVFAPRGLAGILISLRNDPGGAIDNVKGAIRNYVEAVRG, from the coding sequence ATGAAAGCAGTCACCCAATTCTTCGAGCGAAGTTCGCCTGCGAGCACGGGGAATCACCTCCTCTCGAGCCGGGGCCGACTCGCCCTGGTCGTCGCGATCGCCGTGCTCGCGGTCGCCGCACCGATCGTCGAACAGATCCACCCGTTCTGGTTGAATATCCTGGTTCGGATGCTGATATACGCGCTGTTCGCGCTAAGTCTCGACTTCGTGTTCGGCTACGCGGGGTTGCTCTCGTTCGGACACGCGGCCATGTTCGGCGCTGGCGGCTACGCGGCCGCGATCTTGCTCATCGACGGAACCTCCCACGCGTTCGTCGTGTTGCCCGCCGCCATTCTCACCGGCGTCGCTGTCGCGGCGCTCATCGGCTGGCTGAGCGTCCGCGCTCGGGGGATCTACTTCGCGATGCTGACGCTCGCGTTCGCGCAGATGTTCTACGTGATCGCGTTCACGGATCTCCCGGCGACGGTTCTCGGCCGCGAGTCGGTTACCGGCGGTGATAACGGCCTCTACGGAATCGGTATGTACGAACTGTTCGGGATCGACTTCACGTCGACGCTCATGTATTTCTACCTGACGCTCGCGCTCGTCGCGCTCTCGCTGGCGGTACTGGTCCGCCTCGCGAACTCCCCGTTCGGCCGCGTGTTACAGGGGATCCGCGAGAACGAAGAACGGATACAGTTCATTGGCTACGATGTCCGGCGATACAAGATCGCCGGCTTCGCCATAAGCGGCGGTTTCGCCGGCCTCGCCGGCGGCCTTTTCGTGCCGTTTCAGAGCGTCGCCCACCCCGGGAACCTCCACTGGATGGTCAGCGGCGAACTCATCGTCATGCTGCTGGTCGGCGGGATGGGAACCCTCTGGGGGCCGATGCTCGGCGCGGGATTGATCGTCCTGTTAGAGGAGCAACTCGCCGGCTTCGCGAGCTGGGAGGTCATTCTGGGATCGGTCTTCGTCGCCGTCGTCGTCTTCGCGCCGCGGGGACTGGCCGGCATCCTGATCTCGCTTCGAAACGATCCCGGCGGCGCGATCGACAACGTGAAGGGAGCGATTCGAAACTACGTCGAGGCGGTGAGAGGCTAA
- a CDS encoding branched-chain amino acid ABC transporter permease — protein MSDDRTLETNARNGGQSRMVEAFIRATLLGLQLGMTLALIAAGLTLIFGMLDVINFAHGSLFMLGAYFGTIIAGQFGNFWLALLVAPLLVGVIGAAIEILSLRPLYGRNPLYHILLTFGIAIMIQGAIVQIWGAQSRQMATPEILSGSIPVGPIEYPIYWLFVFVFSSVLVGAIWLAIERSNLGILMRASAHDTEMVDALGIDVSKVFTGVFVFGAILAGVAGVLLSGTQSVNPGMGFNVIIEAFIIVVIGGLGSFRGAVYSALLIGLVTAYGALLAPTLTDLILFVLMALVLMAKPSGLFGTTEAA, from the coding sequence ATGTCAGACGACCGAACGCTCGAGACGAACGCACGCAACGGGGGCCAATCGCGAATGGTTGAGGCGTTCATCCGAGCGACGTTGCTCGGTCTCCAACTCGGCATGACGCTCGCGCTCATCGCCGCGGGGTTGACCCTGATCTTCGGCATGCTCGACGTGATCAACTTCGCGCACGGATCGTTGTTCATGCTGGGGGCGTACTTCGGAACGATCATCGCGGGCCAGTTCGGAAACTTCTGGCTGGCGCTGCTCGTCGCCCCGCTCCTGGTCGGCGTCATTGGCGCTGCCATCGAAATACTGTCGCTTCGACCGCTTTACGGTCGTAACCCGCTGTATCACATCCTGTTGACCTTCGGCATCGCGATCATGATACAGGGCGCGATCGTCCAGATCTGGGGCGCACAGTCCCGCCAGATGGCGACGCCCGAAATCCTCTCCGGATCGATTCCGGTCGGCCCGATCGAGTACCCGATCTACTGGCTGTTCGTGTTCGTCTTCAGTTCGGTGTTGGTCGGGGCGATCTGGCTCGCGATCGAACGGTCGAATCTGGGCATCCTGATGCGCGCGAGCGCTCACGATACGGAGATGGTCGACGCGCTCGGAATCGACGTCTCGAAGGTGTTCACCGGCGTCTTCGTCTTCGGCGCGATACTCGCCGGCGTCGCCGGGGTCCTCCTGAGTGGCACCCAGTCGGTCAACCCCGGTATGGGATTCAACGTCATCATCGAGGCGTTCATCATCGTCGTTATCGGTGGCCTCGGCAGCTTCCGCGGAGCGGTGTACAGCGCGTTGCTGATCGGGTTGGTGACCGCCTACGGGGCGCTGCTCGCGCCGACGCTGACGGACCTCATCTTGTTCGTGCTGATGGCACTCGTACTGATGGCGAAACCGAGCGGACTCTTCGGAACCACGGAGGCAGCATAA
- a CDS encoding ABC transporter substrate-binding protein, giving the protein MSRRDTDTPSKGDSTNDANDRGPTSTLSRRQYLAGTAAAGVGATLAGCTGGSSGLTVGYALPFTGTYAYLGESIVNGFEMYLEQQDGEINGEEVNTVQLDTEADTNRGVEVTRQLLIEEGADAIVGPVSSAVAIAMMDIIETESSAIWLNANAGDYRVTQEGCLDYHFRTSFNDWQTSAPLAEWVYDNVADNVSLSYADYAFGQNSKNFFSEAFQEAGGEVVEEVGIPLGTSDYAPYLGDIEDSGADAIYSFFAGSDAINYVDDLTDLGIHEEMTQTASGFMFSEDTLPSHGSEAAGMYSLLHYSSTIESERNQTFVEAYNELYDASANVYACQGYDSGQAFGAAIEEAGGSDPDDLVSALSGMELESPRGDFQFNPDTHEAIQDMYVLEVVESDGENAVVNEVTDTIESVEGPSWGCSL; this is encoded by the coding sequence ATGTCTCGTAGAGACACGGATACACCTAGCAAGGGGGATAGTACCAATGATGCCAACGATCGAGGACCGACATCGACGCTCTCGCGTCGACAGTATCTTGCGGGAACCGCGGCGGCAGGCGTTGGGGCGACGTTGGCGGGGTGTACGGGTGGCTCGTCCGGACTCACCGTCGGCTACGCGCTTCCGTTTACGGGAACCTACGCGTACCTCGGCGAAAGTATCGTCAACGGATTCGAGATGTACCTCGAACAGCAAGACGGCGAAATCAACGGCGAGGAAGTCAACACCGTCCAACTCGACACGGAGGCCGATACCAACCGCGGCGTGGAGGTCACGCGACAGCTGCTCATCGAAGAGGGGGCGGATGCGATCGTGGGTCCGGTCTCGAGTGCCGTCGCCATCGCGATGATGGATATCATCGAAACGGAATCGAGTGCCATCTGGCTCAACGCGAACGCTGGTGACTACCGCGTCACGCAGGAAGGGTGCCTCGACTACCACTTCCGAACCTCGTTCAACGACTGGCAGACGAGCGCGCCGCTCGCCGAGTGGGTCTACGACAACGTCGCCGACAACGTCTCTCTGTCCTACGCGGATTATGCCTTCGGCCAGAATTCGAAGAATTTCTTCAGCGAAGCCTTCCAAGAGGCCGGCGGTGAAGTCGTCGAGGAAGTCGGCATCCCGCTGGGAACGAGCGACTACGCCCCGTATCTCGGCGACATCGAAGATTCGGGCGCTGACGCCATCTACTCGTTCTTCGCCGGCTCCGATGCCATCAACTACGTCGACGATCTCACCGACCTCGGCATTCACGAGGAGATGACCCAGACTGCGAGCGGGTTCATGTTCTCGGAGGATACGCTCCCCTCGCACGGAAGCGAGGCGGCGGGCATGTACTCGCTGCTCCACTACTCGTCGACGATCGAGAGCGAGCGGAATCAGACCTTCGTCGAGGCGTACAACGAACTCTACGACGCGTCCGCCAACGTCTACGCCTGCCAGGGATACGACTCGGGTCAGGCGTTCGGCGCGGCGATCGAGGAAGCCGGCGGCTCGGACCCGGACGACCTCGTCAGTGCCCTCTCCGGGATGGAACTCGAGAGCCCGCGCGGGGACTTCCAGTTCAACCCGGACACCCACGAGGCGATTCAGGACATGTACGTCCTCGAGGTCGTCGAGAGCGACGGCGAGAACGCAGTCGTAAACGAAGTGACCGATACGATCGAATCGGTCGAAGGACCGTCCTGGGGTTGCAGCCTGTGA
- a CDS encoding CoA transferase subunit A, with protein MTDDVATLEEAVSRIDSGSSIAAGLALEHAIPFAAGHELLRQGIDDLTLIGPISDLLFDQLIGGDAVAAVRAAWAGNVSAGTGYRFREAVETDAISVEDHSNFSIALALQAGAMGVPYLPTKSLLGSDIFERSELFREGEDPFGGDRLALVPAIEPDWAIVHAQRASPDGDAHLWGNTGITDPAVGAADNVLVTAEEIVSPDVIKSDPSRVGITRDAVTAVAECPFGAHPSPVAGYYNRDNDYYLEYSEQTKTQGAFEEWAEKWVYGVDGRAEYETLVERDLEITEPTVSAEVQYGQ; from the coding sequence ATGACGGACGACGTAGCGACGCTCGAGGAGGCCGTCTCCCGAATCGATTCGGGAAGTTCGATCGCGGCCGGACTCGCGCTCGAGCACGCGATTCCGTTCGCGGCGGGACACGAACTGCTCCGACAGGGAATCGATGATCTCACGCTGATCGGGCCGATCAGCGACCTGCTGTTCGATCAACTGATCGGCGGGGACGCGGTCGCCGCCGTTCGGGCCGCGTGGGCCGGGAACGTCAGCGCCGGCACGGGCTACCGGTTCAGAGAGGCCGTCGAGACCGACGCGATCAGCGTCGAGGACCACTCCAACTTCAGTATCGCGCTGGCGCTGCAGGCGGGAGCGATGGGCGTGCCCTACCTGCCGACGAAGTCGCTGCTCGGGAGCGACATTTTCGAGCGAAGCGAACTGTTTCGCGAGGGGGAAGATCCCTTCGGCGGCGACCGGCTGGCGCTCGTTCCGGCCATCGAGCCTGACTGGGCAATCGTCCACGCCCAGCGGGCCAGCCCCGACGGGGACGCACACCTCTGGGGAAACACGGGCATCACCGACCCCGCCGTCGGTGCCGCGGATAACGTCCTCGTCACCGCGGAGGAGATCGTTTCCCCCGACGTAATCAAGAGCGACCCGAGCAGGGTCGGTATCACTCGAGACGCGGTGACGGCGGTCGCGGAGTGTCCGTTCGGCGCGCATCCCTCGCCAGTTGCCGGCTACTACAACCGGGACAACGACTACTACCTCGAGTACAGCGAACAGACGAAGACTCAGGGAGCGTTCGAGGAGTGGGCCGAGAAGTGGGTCTACGGTGTCGACGGCCGGGCCGAGTACGAGACGCTCGTGGAACGCGATCTCGAGATCACCGAGCCGACAGTCTCCGCGGAGGTGCAGTATGGCCAGTGA
- a CDS encoding VOC family protein, which translates to MSAHDVPIRVDHVGIAIESIEDGEPVLEALGCEKLIEEPVDEEFRWAYYELGGASRIELIAPIADDTFLTNYLAENGPGLHHVTLEVGDIEAMIESVERAGLQVVDHTEREDWSEAFVSPANPTGTLFQLMEYHESYVENRDGRSNPCIGGARVGRD; encoded by the coding sequence ATGTCAGCACACGACGTTCCGATCCGCGTCGATCACGTCGGGATCGCCATCGAATCGATCGAGGACGGTGAACCGGTTCTCGAGGCGCTGGGATGCGAGAAACTCATCGAGGAGCCGGTCGACGAGGAGTTCAGGTGGGCCTACTACGAACTCGGCGGCGCCTCGCGGATCGAACTCATCGCGCCGATCGCAGACGACACCTTCCTGACGAACTACCTCGCGGAAAACGGACCGGGACTCCACCACGTCACGCTCGAGGTGGGCGATATCGAGGCGATGATCGAGTCGGTCGAACGGGCAGGACTGCAGGTCGTCGACCACACGGAACGCGAGGACTGGTCGGAGGCGTTCGTTTCGCCGGCGAACCCGACGGGGACGCTGTTTCAGCTCATGGAGTACCACGAGAGCTACGTCGAGAACAGAGACGGTCGGTCGAACCCCTGTATCGGGGGCGCTCGCGTCGGCCGCGATTGA